A single region of the Strigops habroptila isolate Jane chromosome 3, bStrHab1.2.pri, whole genome shotgun sequence genome encodes:
- the CDC42EP1 gene encoding cdc42 effector protein 1 — MSLGKLPVLSWVSGSHGKRRLKSELTPDMISPPLGDFRHTMHVGRGGDVFGDTSFLSNHGGADTAKANNFFARTLRHVRRTPLRSRGSGSQTSPAPPAISPIIKNAVSLPQLNEGTYDGGSSSRGLSSKFSFKSASNSFSKTHQTYGLESGFCTIPRVPRLEKAQESSFPGEAELTRSDSLLSFRLDLGPSLMSELLQVMSFSETNGSEVGQNSPDLCGEGTRDGVPPALGEDKAMSSFWDRSGQSSLSRASSLPGLSVRANGEAHAIEGTGEDSAWASGLGTSPRGTPWQGHWNDCTIEAGEFDRETQVLARHYGGTSTPRSSEKGEGPRQARTQTLWESPSSSLWRSQVTGGSRSPEATWNQGDEDEEEEEEATFSNLQEGYAGARGGRSNSFEYADEEEDDEVKV, encoded by the exons ATGAGCCTGGGGAAGCTGCCGGTGCTCAGCTGGGTGTCAGGCTCCCACGGGAAGCGGCGGCTGAAGTCGGAGCTGACGCCGGACATGATCAGCCCACCGCTGGGGGACTTTCGGCACACCATGCACGTGGGGCGCGGTGGGGATGTCTTCGGGGACACCTCCTTCCTCAGCAATCACGGTGGAGCCGACACGGCCAAAGCCAACAACTTCTTCGCCCGGACGCTGCGGCACGTCCGCCGGACGCCGCTGAGGAGCCGGGGCAGCGGGAGCCAGACATCGCCGGCCCCCCCAGCCATCTCGCCCATCATCAAGAATGCCGTCTCACTGCCACAGCTCAATGAGGGCACATATGAtggcggcagcagcagccgggGCTTGAGCAGCAAGTTCTCCTTCAAAAGTGCCTCCAACAGCTTCTCCAAGACACACCAGACCTACG GGCTGGAGTCTGGGTTTTGCACCATCCCTCGCGTCCCTCGCTTGGAAAAGGCCCAAGAGAGCTCCTTCCCTGGGGAAGCAGAGCTGACACGCTCAGACTCCCTGCTCTCCTTCCGCCTGGACCTGGGGCCCTCCCTCATGAGCGAGCTCCTCCAGGTCATGAGCTTCTCCGAAACCAACGGCAGTGAGGTGGGGCAGAACAGCCCAGACCTGTGCGGTGAGGGGACCAGGGATGGTGTCCCTCCAGCACTGGGAGAGGACAAGGCAATGTCCAGCTTCTGGGACCGCTCTGGGCAGAGCAGCCTGTCACGGGCCAGCTCGCTGCCAGGACTGTCAGTCCGTGCCAATGGAGAGGCACACGCCATCGAGGGCACTGGAGAGGACTCTGCCTGGGCCTCAGGGCTGGGTACATCACCCAGAGGGACCCCGTGGCAGGGCCATTGGAACGACTGCACCATCGAGGCAGGAGAGTTTGACCGGGAAACACAGGTCCTGGCCCGTCACTATGGTGGGACCAGCACCCCACGGAGCTCGGAGAAGGGTGAGGGTCCCCGGCAGGCCCGGACGCAGACCCTATGGgagagccccagcagcagcttgtggCGGTCACAGGTGACAGGGGGTAGCCGATCCCCTGAGGCCACTTGGAACCAAGGAGAtgaggacgaggaggaggaggaagaggccaCGTTCTCCAACCTGCAGGAGGGGTATGCTGGTGCCCGGGGGGGGCGCAGCAACTCCTTCGAGTATGCcgatgaggaggaggatgatgaagtCAAGGTGTGA